The following coding sequences lie in one Saccharopolyspora hordei genomic window:
- a CDS encoding SPW repeat domain-containing protein, whose protein sequence is MEVIDVAERSSGSTVKPWVRWQDWAGVVLGAYLVLGTLWTPTDTAAMSAMIVLGALLVVASVWSLAMPGSVMSEYCHMLLGALLFISPWVLGYSELTGASWTSWIVGVLAVLAGAAALPEANAAHRGGMAGQH, encoded by the coding sequence ATGGAGGTGATCGACGTGGCCGAGAGGTCGAGCGGTTCGACTGTGAAGCCGTGGGTCCGCTGGCAGGACTGGGCCGGTGTGGTGCTGGGCGCCTACCTGGTCCTCGGCACGCTGTGGACGCCGACGGACACGGCGGCGATGTCCGCGATGATCGTGCTCGGGGCACTGCTGGTGGTCGCCAGCGTGTGGTCGTTGGCCATGCCCGGCTCGGTGATGAGCGAGTACTGCCACATGCTGCTGGGTGCGCTGCTGTTCATCTCGCCGTGGGTCCTGGGGTACTCCGAGCTCACGGGCGCGTCGTGGACCTCGTGGATCGTCGGCGTGCTGGCCGTTCTCGCTGGAGCGGCTGCGCTGCCCGAGGCCAACGCCGCGCACCGCGGCGGCATGGCGGGCCAGCACTGA
- a CDS encoding tannase/feruloyl esterase family alpha/beta hydrolase: MLSAGLLATALLVPTASAAQRCGPEVRVPGAVHQESACLTDLTTTGTLASGHTVQADWAGLTPADLPAPDPVPGVQVDGYFPDTSTTNDHHGWDHDAQFVLRLPERWNGGLVVTGTPGNRRQYANDRAIADHVLAAGYAFAATDKGNTGADFHTDGRRPGDAVVEWNHRVTELAVAAKLAVRQHYGRPPAQTLAAGLSNGGYLVRWQLENRPWLYDGGIDWEGTLWTQRDNLLTFLPTALRAHPEGDEQALLAAGFAPGSHFLWEYHHQVYWDLTQRIYREEFDPGYDGDQVAGFPFCRSGTPHCDADYDYASRPEEVHRAVERVALTGRIGKPLITLHGTLDTLLPISRSSDVYAAMVAEAGRGHLHRYHRIEGGNHTDGLVDEFPGLRPLAPHFQAAFDEMRDWLRR, translated from the coding sequence CTGCTGTCCGCCGGGTTGCTCGCCACCGCGTTGCTCGTCCCGACCGCGTCCGCCGCGCAGCGCTGCGGCCCCGAGGTGCGGGTTCCCGGCGCGGTGCACCAGGAATCGGCGTGCCTGACCGACCTGACCACCACCGGGACGCTCGCCTCGGGACACACCGTGCAGGCCGACTGGGCCGGGCTGACCCCCGCCGACCTGCCCGCACCGGACCCGGTGCCCGGGGTGCAGGTCGACGGCTACTTCCCGGACACCTCGACGACCAACGACCACCACGGCTGGGACCACGACGCCCAGTTCGTGCTGCGGCTGCCCGAGCGCTGGAACGGCGGGCTGGTCGTCACCGGGACCCCGGGCAACCGCAGGCAGTACGCCAACGACCGGGCGATCGCCGACCACGTGCTGGCCGCCGGCTACGCCTTCGCCGCCACCGACAAGGGCAACACCGGCGCCGACTTCCACACCGACGGCAGGCGACCCGGCGACGCCGTGGTGGAGTGGAACCACCGGGTCACCGAGCTGGCCGTCGCCGCCAAGCTCGCCGTCCGGCAGCACTACGGCCGGCCGCCGGCGCAGACCCTCGCGGCCGGGCTGTCCAACGGCGGCTACCTGGTGCGCTGGCAGCTGGAGAACCGGCCGTGGCTCTACGACGGCGGGATCGACTGGGAGGGCACGCTGTGGACGCAGCGCGACAACCTGCTGACGTTCCTGCCCACCGCGCTGCGCGCCCATCCCGAGGGTGACGAACAGGCCCTGCTCGCCGCGGGTTTCGCACCGGGCTCGCACTTCCTGTGGGAGTACCACCACCAGGTCTACTGGGACCTGACGCAGCGGATCTACCGCGAGGAGTTCGACCCCGGCTACGACGGCGACCAGGTGGCCGGGTTCCCGTTCTGCCGCAGCGGGACCCCGCACTGCGACGCCGACTACGACTACGCCTCCCGGCCCGAGGAGGTGCACCGGGCCGTCGAGCGCGTGGCGCTGACCGGCCGCATCGGCAAGCCGCTGATCACCCTGCACGGGACCCTCGACACGCTGCTGCCGATCAGCCGCAGCTCCGACGTCTACGCCGCGATGGTGGCCGAGGCCGGTCGCGGCCACCTGCACCGCTACCACCGCATCGAGGGCGGCAACCACACCGACGGGCTGGTGGACGAGTTCCCCGGGCTGCGCCCGCTCGCCCCGCACTTCCAGGCCGCGTTCGACGAGATGCGGGACTGGCTGCGCCGGTAG
- a CDS encoding extracellular catalytic domain type 1 short-chain-length polyhydroxyalkanoate depolymerase: MRLFSLAAAVLLAAVVSAPTASAAELREVTGFGSNPGALRMFEYVPDGLPEGRPVVVAMHGCTQDAAGYGTGAGWVELAERAQFTLVLPQQEQLNNANRCFNWFQAGDTARGSGEAESIAQMVQHALGETGGDPARVYATGLSAGGAMTAVMLAAYPDVFAGGGIVAGVPFGCATSVVDAFTCMNPGKDRTPEQWGEAVRGASSHQGPWPTLSVWHGTTDSTVAPANQRELVEQWTDVHGIPATPTSTDTIAGYPHEVYADSSGRTLVETVAITGMGHGQPIDPGSGEEQCGQAGAYLLDVDVCAAWHLSESWGL; this comes from the coding sequence ATGCGGTTGTTCTCCCTGGCAGCGGCGGTGCTGCTGGCGGCGGTCGTGTCCGCCCCGACGGCGTCGGCGGCCGAACTCCGGGAAGTGACCGGGTTCGGCAGCAATCCCGGCGCGCTGCGCATGTTCGAGTACGTGCCCGACGGCCTGCCGGAAGGACGCCCGGTGGTGGTCGCGATGCACGGGTGCACCCAGGACGCGGCGGGCTACGGCACCGGCGCGGGCTGGGTTGAGCTGGCCGAGCGCGCCCAGTTCACCCTCGTGCTGCCGCAGCAGGAGCAGCTCAACAACGCCAACCGGTGCTTCAACTGGTTCCAGGCCGGCGACACCGCGCGGGGCAGCGGTGAGGCCGAGTCGATCGCGCAGATGGTCCAGCACGCCCTCGGCGAGACCGGCGGCGACCCGGCGCGGGTCTACGCCACCGGGCTGTCCGCTGGAGGCGCGATGACCGCGGTCATGCTCGCGGCCTACCCGGACGTCTTCGCCGGGGGCGGGATCGTCGCCGGTGTGCCGTTCGGCTGCGCCACGAGCGTGGTCGACGCGTTCACCTGCATGAACCCCGGCAAGGACCGCACACCCGAGCAGTGGGGCGAGGCGGTGCGCGGCGCGAGCTCTCACCAGGGACCGTGGCCGACGCTGAGCGTCTGGCACGGCACCACGGACAGCACCGTGGCGCCGGCGAACCAGCGGGAGCTGGTGGAGCAGTGGACGGACGTGCACGGCATCCCGGCCACCCCGACCTCCACCGACACCATCGCGGGTTACCCGCACGAGGTCTACGCCGACAGCTCGGGCCGCACCCTGGTCGAGACCGTCGCGATCACCGGGATGGGCCACGGACAGCCGATCGACCCCGGATCGGGCGAGGAGCAGTGCGGACAGGCCGGGGCCTACCTGCTCGACGTGGACGTCTGCGCCGCCTGGCACCTCAGCGAGTCCTGGGGCCTGTAG
- a CDS encoding alpha/beta fold hydrolase has product MHYIESGAGTPLVLLHAFPADARMWDQARAGLEEQARVIAPDQRGLGESPLDGSWARSLAEPDDAGRVAGHPSIDAAAADVLELLDRLELPKVVLGGCSMGGYVAMGVLRAAPQRVAGLLLVDTKAVADDDEQRANRLEVADRAEREGTSGWLADSTLPNLLGRTTHEQRPEVVARVRELVEAQPADGVAWAQRAMASRPDSTDVLRAYTGPALVVVGEEDALTPPEHARGLADVLPAGELVTLPGTGHLPPVEAPEEFAAAVRPWLAELG; this is encoded by the coding sequence GTGCACTACATCGAATCGGGTGCCGGAACGCCGCTGGTGCTCCTGCACGCGTTCCCGGCGGACGCACGGATGTGGGACCAGGCCCGGGCGGGCCTGGAGGAGCAGGCGCGGGTGATCGCCCCGGACCAGCGCGGCCTCGGGGAGAGCCCGCTGGACGGGTCGTGGGCGCGGAGCCTGGCCGAGCCCGACGACGCCGGCCGGGTGGCCGGGCACCCCAGCATCGACGCCGCGGCTGCCGACGTCCTGGAACTGCTCGACCGGCTGGAGCTGCCGAAGGTCGTGCTGGGCGGTTGCTCGATGGGCGGCTACGTCGCGATGGGCGTGCTGCGGGCCGCGCCGCAGCGCGTCGCCGGGCTGCTGCTGGTCGACACGAAGGCCGTCGCGGACGACGACGAGCAGCGCGCCAACCGCCTCGAGGTCGCGGACCGGGCGGAGCGCGAGGGCACGAGCGGGTGGCTGGCCGACAGCACGCTGCCGAACCTCCTCGGGCGCACGACGCACGAGCAGCGCCCGGAGGTGGTCGCGCGCGTCCGGGAGCTCGTCGAGGCGCAGCCGGCGGACGGCGTCGCGTGGGCGCAGCGGGCCATGGCGAGCCGCCCGGACAGCACCGACGTGCTGCGCGCCTACACCGGTCCCGCGCTGGTGGTCGTGGGGGAGGAGGACGCGCTCACCCCGCCGGAGCACGCCCGGGGACTGGCGGACGTGCTGCCGGCGGGTGAGCTCGTGACCCTGCCCGGCACTGGTCACCTGCCGCCGGTCGAGGCACCGGAGGAGTTCGCCGCTGCCGTCCGACCGTGGCTGGCCGAGCTGGGCTGA